The Rhodothermales bacterium genome has a segment encoding these proteins:
- a CDS encoding zinc-dependent metalloprotease: MSRFGPLVLLLALSLTSCTTVNVDPGMQAASTPTATTASRPATPSSATAAKSPFKKASEVLKDTRKVDGFLTFNVKRDQTTYLTLPPSRMDADMGLVMHYSSGNGTFGIQEGLYLFDTRLMRFERAADKIHLVHRNTRFIADEGTGMQRALEDNIGHSIVQTFDIAGFDSTSGAYVIDFTPFLVSDYADIARGTRFYFQSQREARFDKGSSWVERVQSFPNNSEIDAMLTFRPTAPATAQAIGMADARSFSAGVRYSFFGLPEVPMAARAADNRIGYFIDAAKDFSQDKAFDPMVRHINRWRLEKKDPSAERSEPVTPITFYIDWSVPEEYRPYVHEGVEAWNKAFDAAGFINAIRAVDPPKDDSTWSAEDIRYSTIRWTAAYRMGFAIGPSQTDPRTGEILNADILLSSEFVSGWSSEYDELLETRSFEQMEAEMAESLAFGLHERICTNQIGRQQSMGLLNATLLSDGVVAKTGDIPLELIGVQLRDLTMHEVGHTLGLMHNFESSSAIDFGMLQDKDYTRQNGVYSSVMDYAIVNINPDRERQGYYVNPEPGAYDVFAIRFGYTPEEDKIPGILAESANPLHIYGSHEDGPNTGIDPYVNTWDLSSDLLAHARTRAELVSDIEPNLTERMVADGEYFDALRGAYAGLLFERYNTVNHATKLVGGVRLNRLHKGQGMEPMVPLSAAEQREAVEFVMSQFIDDGVIVPNETLLNRSVPSMHLDFERRPTGARDIQIHNRVAQLQGILLSNLTSATRLTRMIDNEVRMPGGAEAYTVSELFGTMTDRIWSELSHENVMISSIRRNVQRAYVDRMTQIMLNDRPFPSSPSWPEDARSIARLDLSNVNAQIESALSAGISDRTTRAHLMESHARIHQALTQSISKSLD, from the coding sequence ATGTCTCGATTCGGACCCCTTGTTCTGCTGCTTGCGCTGAGCCTGACGTCCTGCACGACCGTCAACGTAGACCCAGGCATGCAGGCCGCTTCCACTCCGACTGCGACGACCGCAAGTCGCCCGGCCACCCCTTCCTCAGCGACTGCTGCGAAGAGTCCATTCAAGAAGGCTTCCGAAGTACTCAAGGACACCCGCAAGGTGGACGGATTTCTGACCTTCAACGTCAAGCGGGACCAGACGACGTATCTGACGCTGCCGCCGAGCCGCATGGACGCCGACATGGGTCTGGTCATGCATTACTCGTCCGGCAACGGCACGTTTGGTATTCAGGAGGGGCTGTACCTCTTCGATACCCGGTTGATGCGTTTCGAACGCGCGGCGGACAAGATCCATCTGGTGCACCGCAATACGCGGTTCATCGCCGATGAGGGCACCGGCATGCAACGCGCGCTGGAGGACAACATCGGACACTCGATTGTGCAGACATTCGACATCGCCGGTTTCGACTCCACGTCGGGCGCCTATGTGATCGACTTCACGCCTTTCCTGGTGTCCGACTATGCCGACATCGCGAGAGGCACCCGCTTCTACTTTCAGAGCCAGCGGGAGGCGCGGTTCGACAAAGGATCGAGCTGGGTGGAGCGCGTGCAGTCTTTCCCGAACAACTCGGAAATAGACGCGATGCTGACATTCCGGCCGACCGCTCCGGCCACCGCACAGGCGATCGGGATGGCGGATGCACGCTCGTTCTCGGCAGGGGTCCGGTACTCCTTCTTTGGACTGCCGGAGGTGCCCATGGCTGCCCGCGCCGCGGACAATCGCATTGGCTACTTCATCGATGCGGCGAAGGATTTCTCACAGGACAAGGCCTTCGATCCCATGGTGCGCCACATCAATCGGTGGCGACTTGAGAAAAAGGACCCGAGTGCCGAACGGTCGGAGCCGGTCACGCCGATCACCTTCTACATCGACTGGTCGGTGCCGGAAGAGTATCGGCCGTATGTGCACGAAGGTGTTGAGGCCTGGAACAAGGCGTTCGACGCGGCCGGATTCATCAACGCGATTCGCGCCGTGGACCCGCCGAAGGATGATTCCACGTGGAGTGCAGAGGACATTCGTTACTCGACCATCCGCTGGACCGCGGCATATCGCATGGGGTTTGCAATCGGCCCATCGCAGACCGACCCCCGCACCGGTGAAATCCTGAACGCAGACATCCTGCTCTCCAGCGAGTTTGTGAGCGGTTGGAGCAGCGAGTACGACGAGCTTCTGGAGACCAGGAGTTTCGAGCAGATGGAGGCGGAAATGGCCGAGTCGCTGGCGTTCGGTCTCCATGAGCGGATCTGCACCAACCAGATAGGGCGCCAGCAGTCCATGGGCTTGCTGAACGCCACGCTGCTGAGCGACGGTGTGGTTGCGAAGACCGGCGACATTCCGCTGGAGCTGATCGGAGTGCAGCTGCGTGACCTCACCATGCACGAGGTGGGGCACACGCTCGGTCTCATGCACAATTTCGAGTCCTCATCGGCGATCGACTTCGGCATGCTGCAGGACAAGGACTACACGCGGCAGAACGGCGTGTACTCGTCGGTCATGGACTACGCCATCGTCAACATCAATCCCGACCGGGAGCGTCAGGGCTACTACGTCAACCCGGAGCCGGGTGCGTATGACGTGTTTGCCATTCGCTTTGGCTACACCCCGGAGGAAGACAAGATTCCAGGCATCCTTGCCGAGTCGGCCAACCCGCTGCACATCTACGGCTCGCACGAGGACGGGCCCAACACCGGAATCGACCCTTACGTGAACACCTGGGATCTGTCGAGTGACCTGCTGGCTCACGCGCGGACACGCGCTGAGCTCGTCTCGGACATTGAGCCGAACCTGACCGAGCGCATGGTGGCCGATGGAGAGTATTTCGATGCCCTCCGCGGTGCGTACGCCGGGCTGCTGTTCGAGCGCTACAACACCGTGAACCACGCCACCAAGCTCGTCGGCGGTGTGCGGCTGAACCGCCTGCACAAAGGGCAGGGGATGGAGCCTATGGTGCCGCTGTCCGCGGCTGAGCAACGGGAGGCCGTTGAGTTCGTCATGAGCCAGTTCATAGACGATGGGGTCATCGTGCCGAACGAGACGCTGCTGAACCGGTCGGTCCCGAGCATGCATCTGGACTTCGAGCGGCGCCCGACGGGGGCGCGCGACATTCAGATTCACAACCGGGTGGCCCAGCTGCAGGGCATCCTGCTCTCGAATCTCACGTCAGCCACGCGCCTCACGCGCATGATCGACAATGAGGTCCGTATGCCGGGTGGGGCAGAGGCCTACACCGTTTCCGAGCTCTTCGGAACCATGACGGACCGTATCTGGAGCGAGTTGTCGCACGAGAACGTCATGATCAGCTCGATTCGGCGCAATGTGCAGCGCGCCTACGTGGACCGGATGACCCAGATCATGCTGAATGACCGGCCGTTCCCCTCATCGCCCAGCTGGCCTGAGGACGCTCGTTCGATCGCGCGACTGGATCTGAGCAACGTGAACGCGCAGATCGAATCGGCGCTGTCAGCAGGGATTTCGGATCGCACGACGCGGGCGCATTTGATGGAGTCGCACGCGAGGATTCATCAGGCACTGACGCAGAGTATCAGCAAGTCGCTGGACTAG
- a CDS encoding TlpA family protein disulfide reductase: MKRLTSLLLVLALGATAAWAQILTMDPAMPRAGETVVFTYHPDAHGAAIQDAADLFLVDHAYMDEGTERIPMRKTRKGWTVRYETYEDMSRGALLSVESADGRTDTNGGQYWELYVLDEEGKYTTSWIGRLKEQFLPAGVDPIALRNGYLMADLARDPENSGLQISIWRNQILLGFELEPIQEAARAMADELLTEDPESMENFSLAVRALETAKLNDEAESIEERYKAEPPNRDFEARWAREAFAEKLSDEEDAANKVELIEGFLAEWGNASAGFRDRTMADRYERTLLSAYIDAENAEGIARMADQVDWDDMYGRASSELRRVAIALARAGDLEGAESYVRRAEKVEADEYGYDSMRPISREPFRARPMYGKEAEAEAFLDGVAAANDVARGYVEAMSGNVDRGVRIAMDAEALLGDSEEGILLLGQTLALGDRHEEAFERFEAVAMLSPAHEEARAGLKSSWIGWKGSDEGYYEAVADIEAAWRVKRAAELVAERGTELAPAFETTMLASGQTVSGADLRGKVVVIDFWASWCGPCLKAFPDLNKTYLKYQDNPRVQFLVVNTGWSNTIEDAREFAEKQDYAFPYTMDHNEVMTTAFRVRGIPTTVVLDPDGREAFRHLGYSGPDYEAELTLELDLLLGNYVVVTEATGDGE; the protein is encoded by the coding sequence ATGAAACGTCTGACCTCCCTCTTGCTTGTTCTGGCTCTCGGCGCGACTGCCGCCTGGGCCCAGATTCTGACCATGGATCCGGCCATGCCGCGCGCCGGAGAGACCGTGGTGTTCACTTACCATCCGGATGCCCACGGGGCCGCTATCCAGGACGCCGCCGACCTGTTCCTGGTGGACCACGCGTACATGGATGAGGGCACCGAGCGCATCCCGATGCGGAAGACCCGGAAGGGATGGACCGTCCGCTACGAAACCTACGAGGACATGAGCCGCGGCGCGCTGCTGAGCGTAGAAAGTGCGGACGGCAGGACGGACACGAACGGCGGCCAGTACTGGGAGCTCTATGTGCTGGACGAGGAAGGCAAGTACACCACCTCGTGGATCGGACGACTGAAGGAGCAGTTTTTGCCCGCGGGCGTGGACCCCATCGCGCTTCGCAACGGCTACCTGATGGCCGACCTGGCGCGTGATCCGGAGAATTCCGGACTGCAGATTTCAATCTGGCGCAACCAGATTCTGCTCGGTTTCGAGCTGGAGCCGATTCAGGAGGCAGCCCGGGCGATGGCGGACGAGCTTCTGACCGAAGATCCGGAGTCCATGGAGAACTTCAGCCTGGCCGTGCGTGCCCTGGAAACGGCCAAGTTGAACGATGAGGCGGAGTCCATCGAGGAGCGGTACAAGGCGGAACCGCCGAACCGGGACTTTGAGGCGCGTTGGGCGCGCGAGGCGTTTGCCGAGAAGCTTTCCGATGAGGAAGATGCGGCCAACAAGGTTGAGTTGATAGAAGGGTTCCTTGCCGAGTGGGGCAATGCGTCCGCGGGTTTCCGGGATAGAACCATGGCAGACCGGTACGAGCGCACCCTCTTGAGCGCGTACATCGACGCCGAGAATGCCGAGGGCATTGCCCGCATGGCCGACCAGGTTGATTGGGACGACATGTATGGCCGGGCGTCGTCGGAGCTCCGCCGGGTAGCGATTGCGCTGGCCCGCGCCGGCGATCTGGAAGGTGCCGAGTCCTACGTGCGTCGGGCGGAGAAGGTGGAGGCCGACGAGTACGGCTACGACTCCATGCGGCCGATCTCCCGAGAGCCGTTCCGCGCCCGTCCGATGTATGGCAAGGAAGCCGAGGCTGAGGCGTTCCTTGACGGCGTAGCCGCCGCTAATGATGTAGCGCGCGGCTATGTGGAGGCGATGTCGGGGAATGTGGACCGCGGCGTGCGCATTGCGATGGACGCGGAGGCGCTGCTTGGCGACTCGGAGGAGGGCATTCTGCTTCTTGGCCAGACCCTGGCTCTTGGGGACCGGCACGAGGAAGCGTTTGAGCGCTTCGAGGCCGTGGCGATGCTTTCCCCAGCTCACGAGGAGGCCCGCGCCGGCCTGAAGTCGTCCTGGATCGGCTGGAAGGGGAGCGATGAGGGCTACTACGAGGCCGTGGCGGACATCGAGGCGGCCTGGCGGGTCAAGCGGGCGGCGGAGCTCGTGGCGGAGCGCGGGACCGAACTCGCGCCAGCATTTGAAACCACCATGCTGGCGTCAGGTCAGACCGTTTCCGGCGCCGACCTGCGCGGAAAAGTGGTAGTGATTGATTTCTGGGCGTCCTGGTGCGGCCCCTGTCTGAAAGCGTTTCCTGACTTGAACAAAACCTATCTCAAGTACCAGGACAATCCGCGCGTGCAGTTCCTCGTCGTCAACACCGGTTGGAGCAACACCATCGAGGATGCCCGCGAGTTTGCCGAAAAGCAGGACTACGCATTCCCCTACACCATGGATCACAACGAGGTGATGACCACCGCCTTCCGGGTGCGCGGCATTCCCACTACCGTTGTACTGGACCCCGATGGGCGAGAGGCATTCCGGCACCTTGGGTACTCCGGGCCTGACTACGAGGCCGAGCTCACGCTGGAGTTGGATCTACTCCTCGGCAACTACGTCGTGGTGACGGAGGCCACCGGGGACGGGGAATAG